From Rickettsia endosymbiont of Ceutorhynchus obstrictus, a single genomic window includes:
- the tnpB gene encoding IS66 family insertion sequence element accessory protein TnpB (TnpB, as the term is used for proteins encoded by IS66 family insertion elements, is considered an accessory protein, since TnpC, encoded by a neighboring gene, is a DDE family transposase.), translating to MLDIASDSRIYLCTGYTDMRKGINGLSLLAQSILSDQFDKSVLFVFRGKQADRIKILWWDGQGFCLYYKCLDSGKFVWPKVDNKQSIGITKAQLAMLIEAIDWRNPRWFNRPQYAG from the coding sequence ATGTTAGATATAGCTTCAGATAGCAGAATATATCTCTGTACTGGTTATACCGACATGCGTAAGGGTATTAATGGTTTATCGTTACTGGCACAATCAATATTGTCAGATCAGTTTGACAAGAGTGTCTTATTTGTCTTTAGGGGTAAACAGGCTGACAGAATAAAAATATTATGGTGGGATGGGCAAGGTTTTTGTTTATATTATAAATGTCTTGATAGTGGCAAGTTTGTATGGCCCAAGGTTGATAATAAGCAATCTATTGGAATTACTAAGGCCCAGCTAGCAATGTTGATAGAAGCTATTGACTGGCGTAATCCAAGATGGTTTAATAGACCTCAATATGCTGGATAA